From Longimicrobium sp., one genomic window encodes:
- a CDS encoding DUF6932 family protein → MPIPQLLPDGLLPEGVHECTIEEVIERFGRFQESDRRPMLGKELAAYFDELRNVGIGKYLIVDGSFVTGKSRPSDVDLLLVLKDDVDLTAPVPPFRYNARSKRYVRKHFHFDFFFGFDGDSTATEYLALFREVKYQPGLVKGYLKVVL, encoded by the coding sequence ATGCCGATTCCTCAACTCCTTCCCGACGGTTTGCTCCCTGAGGGAGTCCACGAGTGTACGATCGAGGAAGTCATCGAGCGGTTCGGCCGTTTCCAGGAGAGCGACCGCCGGCCGATGCTCGGGAAAGAACTCGCTGCCTATTTCGACGAGTTGAGGAATGTGGGGATCGGGAAGTACCTCATCGTCGACGGCTCGTTCGTGACCGGTAAGTCGCGCCCGAGCGATGTTGACTTGCTGTTGGTCCTGAAGGATGACGTAGACCTGACCGCGCCAGTACCGCCATTCAGGTACAACGCTCGTTCGAAGCGTTACGTCCGGAAACACTTCCATTTCGACTTCTTCTTCGGTTTCGATGGAGATTCGACGGCCACGGAGTACCTGGCTCTCTTTCGAGAAGTGAAGTACCAGCCAGGTCTCGTAAAAGGCTACCTGAAGGTGGTGTTATGA
- a CDS encoding AIPR family protein: MPEPTPLELLQVREQLLAEFAAHLPPGQTGSAEQRETDFLSRSLAAFAIRHLAGCTTEEAAAAVVDGSGDAGIDAVFHSPNTDTLWVVQSKFMRSGRGEPDLGSVAKFKTGVEHLLSQEFDAFAGNAGWNAVIPALQALFRRGPLQVRGVLVYSGVNVVSEDRRRMFDAVKRRFPVRDYVDFVCCSLTTVHDWVTGADQRPGVAEAEIVVLDAGWMQEPYETVYGRVAVADMVNLYREHGSRMVAANIRGYKGNTVVNQRIVDTFREEPHHFFYLNNGLTAYCDDLQVIPADIGNPRRKTVRVRGFSIVNGAQTLGSVAKAAAEAEDGGYVFLKIVSLARCVDDADFARRITQSTNFQNQIAPRDFVALDDQQARIASHLQLEGVGYHYKDDADQTTEDAANFTVQEAVLALASLEWDGTSEQDLCAKATGDPAALYSTEAVYAPPHASRYQRLFRPDRSARTVWRAVQTRRAVVRQMKAEGRAAAAGPRKTFFENARAVVLAVIFVRLRPEQAEQLSLTADQLTAIVDETIRSAEALWSACEDLGLVSRDVAEGVEAYVTPRHFRTVFSDPADCRRLREATLARLARV; the protein is encoded by the coding sequence ATGCCGGAGCCCACGCCGCTGGAGCTTCTGCAGGTGCGCGAGCAGCTGCTGGCCGAGTTCGCCGCGCACCTTCCTCCCGGCCAGACCGGTTCGGCGGAGCAGCGCGAGACGGACTTCCTGTCGCGCTCGCTGGCGGCGTTCGCCATCCGCCACCTGGCCGGCTGCACCACGGAAGAGGCCGCCGCGGCGGTGGTGGACGGCAGCGGCGACGCGGGAATTGACGCGGTGTTTCACTCGCCGAACACCGACACGTTGTGGGTGGTGCAGAGCAAGTTCATGCGCAGCGGCCGCGGTGAGCCGGACCTGGGCTCCGTCGCCAAGTTCAAGACCGGGGTGGAGCACCTGCTGAGCCAGGAGTTCGACGCCTTCGCCGGCAATGCAGGGTGGAACGCCGTGATCCCCGCCCTGCAGGCGCTCTTTCGACGCGGTCCCCTGCAGGTGCGCGGCGTGCTGGTGTACTCCGGCGTGAACGTGGTGTCAGAAGACCGGCGGCGGATGTTCGATGCGGTCAAGCGCCGGTTCCCCGTGCGCGACTACGTGGATTTCGTGTGCTGCAGCCTGACGACGGTGCACGACTGGGTGACGGGCGCCGACCAGCGCCCGGGTGTGGCCGAGGCCGAGATCGTGGTGCTGGACGCGGGGTGGATGCAGGAGCCGTACGAAACGGTGTACGGGCGGGTGGCGGTGGCCGACATGGTGAACCTGTACCGCGAGCACGGCAGCCGCATGGTGGCCGCCAACATCCGTGGATACAAGGGCAACACGGTCGTGAACCAGCGGATCGTGGACACGTTTCGCGAAGAGCCGCACCACTTCTTCTACCTGAACAACGGGCTCACGGCGTACTGCGACGACCTGCAGGTGATCCCGGCCGACATCGGCAACCCGCGCCGCAAGACGGTGCGGGTGCGTGGGTTCTCCATCGTAAACGGGGCCCAGACGCTTGGATCCGTTGCCAAGGCGGCGGCCGAAGCGGAGGACGGCGGCTACGTGTTCCTGAAGATCGTGTCGCTGGCGCGTTGTGTGGACGATGCCGATTTCGCGCGGCGCATCACCCAGAGCACCAACTTTCAGAACCAGATCGCGCCGCGCGACTTCGTGGCGCTGGACGACCAGCAGGCGCGCATTGCGTCGCACCTGCAGTTGGAAGGGGTGGGCTACCACTACAAGGACGACGCGGACCAAACGACGGAAGACGCGGCCAACTTCACGGTGCAGGAGGCCGTCCTGGCCCTGGCTTCGCTGGAGTGGGACGGCACCAGTGAGCAGGACCTGTGCGCCAAGGCCACGGGCGATCCGGCTGCCCTGTACTCCACGGAAGCCGTCTATGCGCCGCCGCATGCGTCGCGCTACCAGCGGCTCTTTCGCCCGGACCGCTCGGCGCGCACGGTGTGGCGCGCGGTGCAGACGCGGCGGGCGGTCGTGCGGCAGATGAAGGCGGAGGGGCGCGCCGCCGCCGCGGGTCCGCGAAAAACGTTCTTCGAGAACGCGCGGGCTGTGGTGCTCGCCGTGATCTTCGTGCGGCTGCGGCCGGAGCAGGCCGAGCAGCTTTCGCTCACGGCGGACCAGCTCACCGCCATCGTCGACGAAACCATCCGTTCGGCCGAGGCGCTGTGGAGCGCCTGCGAGGACCTGGGGCTGGTGAGCCGTGACGTGGCCGAAGGGGTGGAGGCGTACGTGACGCCTCGGCATTTTCGCACCGTCTTCTCGGACCCCGCCGACTGCAGGCGGCTGCGCGAGGCCACCCTCGCGCGCCTGGCACGCGTCTGA
- a CDS encoding SNF2-related protein produces MQFTDYHARLFAQELKQRHAPDVIEKLAGTVAAAQVQLNPHQVEAALFAFQSPLSKGALLADEVGLGKTIEAGLVISQRWAERKRKILIIVPANLRKQWSQELAEKFFLPSIILESRSFNAISGTGNVHPFRQKEAVVICSYQFARAKAEAVAAVQWDLVVIDEAHRLRNVYKPSNQIANTLKQALAGRNKLLLTATPLQNSLLELYGLVSFIDEHAFGDVKSFREQFGNLSQEQAFRSLRERLRPLCHRTLRRQVTAYVSFTQRLPLLEEFTPDEVEDQLYTLVSDYLARENLQALPASQRTLITLVLRKLLASSTFAIAGALAKMSQRLKARLAEFALAGVALTDGGGFEAELEADYEALDETAEEWSADADDAPLTHASRAAIEAEIRELDSFTSLAVSIEQNAKGRKLLDTLGEAFRVAAERGGPRKAIIFTESRRTQDYLLGILSDSPFADGIVLFNGSNTDERSRKIYADWLVRHQGTDRVSGSRTADMRSALVDYFRSEEGQIMIATEAGAEGINLQFCSLVINYDLPWNPQRIEQRIGRCHRYGQRHDVVVVNFLNRNNAADRRVFELLDEKFQLFKGVFGSSDEVLGALESGVDFEKRIAAIYQRCRTPEEIQAAFDQLQRELSTEINEAMSSTRRKLLENFDEEVVEKLQAAKEKSEHWRSRFEELLMDLTRYELGGRAEFVSEAAFRLVSLPDGVRVPLGLYELPRRSGDAHTYRLGHELADHVLERALCRDLPVREVSFDYSGSPSKVTLLESLVGRRGWLSFSLSTVEALDQAEDRLVFAGFRDDGVVLEDDAVRRMFGCAAAVGTAPAADAPGALAVLAEERHAAHQRDVSLRNAQAFEAEAAKLDAWADDLKVGLEREIKEIDRQIKEARRAATAALTLEEKLAGQRRVKELEGQRNAKRRSLFDAQDQIEAQRETLISEIEGRLVQSATLATQFVLRWEVC; encoded by the coding sequence ATGCAATTCACCGATTACCACGCCAGGCTCTTTGCGCAGGAGCTGAAGCAGCGCCACGCGCCTGACGTCATCGAGAAGCTGGCCGGTACGGTGGCGGCCGCCCAGGTGCAGCTGAACCCCCACCAGGTGGAGGCGGCTCTTTTCGCGTTCCAGTCGCCCCTTTCCAAGGGCGCGCTCTTGGCGGACGAGGTGGGGCTCGGCAAGACCATCGAAGCGGGGCTGGTGATTTCGCAGCGCTGGGCGGAGCGCAAGCGGAAAATCCTGATCATCGTGCCCGCCAACCTGCGCAAGCAGTGGTCGCAGGAGCTCGCGGAAAAATTCTTTCTCCCCTCCATCATCCTGGAATCCCGGTCCTTCAACGCCATCTCCGGCACCGGCAACGTCCATCCTTTCCGGCAGAAGGAGGCCGTCGTCATCTGCTCGTACCAGTTCGCCCGGGCCAAGGCCGAGGCCGTCGCGGCCGTGCAGTGGGATCTTGTGGTGATCGACGAGGCGCACCGGCTGCGGAACGTCTACAAGCCCTCCAACCAGATCGCGAACACGCTCAAGCAGGCCCTGGCCGGGCGCAACAAGCTGCTGCTTACCGCCACGCCGCTGCAGAACTCGCTGCTGGAATTGTACGGGCTGGTGAGCTTCATCGACGAGCACGCGTTCGGTGACGTAAAGAGCTTTCGCGAACAGTTCGGCAACCTGAGCCAGGAACAGGCCTTCCGCTCGCTTCGCGAGCGGCTGCGGCCGCTGTGCCACCGCACGCTTCGCCGGCAGGTGACCGCGTACGTGTCGTTCACGCAGCGCCTCCCGCTGCTGGAGGAGTTCACGCCCGACGAAGTCGAGGACCAGCTGTACACCCTGGTTTCCGACTACCTGGCGCGGGAGAACCTGCAGGCACTTCCCGCCAGCCAGCGCACCCTCATTACGCTCGTTCTCCGCAAGCTGCTGGCGTCGTCCACCTTTGCCATTGCCGGAGCGCTGGCCAAGATGTCGCAGCGGCTCAAGGCGCGGCTTGCCGAGTTCGCGCTAGCGGGTGTAGCACTGACAGACGGCGGTGGTTTCGAGGCGGAGCTGGAGGCGGACTACGAGGCACTGGACGAGACGGCGGAGGAATGGTCGGCTGATGCGGACGACGCGCCCCTGACGCACGCGAGCCGCGCCGCCATCGAGGCGGAGATACGGGAGCTGGACTCGTTCACGTCTCTGGCCGTCTCCATCGAACAGAATGCCAAGGGACGCAAGCTGCTCGATACATTGGGCGAGGCATTTCGCGTAGCCGCAGAACGCGGGGGTCCGCGCAAGGCCATCATCTTCACGGAGTCGCGCCGCACGCAGGATTACCTGCTGGGCATTCTTTCAGACAGCCCGTTCGCTGACGGCATCGTCCTGTTCAACGGCTCCAACACCGACGAGCGGTCACGGAAGATCTACGCGGACTGGCTGGTTCGGCACCAAGGGACGGATCGTGTCTCGGGATCCAGGACGGCCGACATGCGCTCGGCGCTGGTGGACTACTTCCGGAGCGAGGAGGGGCAGATCATGATCGCCACCGAGGCGGGCGCGGAGGGCATCAACCTCCAGTTCTGCTCGCTGGTGATCAACTACGACCTGCCCTGGAACCCGCAGCGCATAGAGCAGCGCATTGGCCGGTGCCACCGATACGGGCAGCGCCACGACGTGGTGGTGGTGAACTTTCTTAACAGGAACAACGCCGCGGACCGGCGCGTGTTCGAGCTGCTGGACGAAAAATTCCAGCTGTTTAAGGGGGTCTTTGGCTCCAGCGACGAGGTGCTTGGCGCGCTTGAATCCGGCGTGGACTTCGAGAAGCGCATCGCCGCCATCTATCAGCGCTGCCGCACCCCGGAAGAGATCCAGGCAGCGTTCGATCAACTGCAGCGCGAGCTGAGTACCGAGATCAACGAGGCGATGAGCAGCACGCGCCGCAAGCTGCTGGAGAACTTCGACGAGGAGGTTGTGGAGAAGCTCCAGGCCGCCAAGGAGAAGTCCGAGCACTGGCGCTCGCGCTTCGAGGAGCTGCTGATGGACCTTACCCGCTACGAGCTGGGCGGGCGCGCGGAGTTCGTTTCGGAAGCTGCGTTCCGCCTGGTGTCACTGCCCGACGGCGTGCGCGTGCCCCTGGGCCTATACGAACTGCCCCGGCGCTCCGGCGATGCGCACACGTACCGCCTGGGCCACGAGCTCGCGGACCACGTTCTTGAGCGGGCCCTGTGCCGCGACCTACCCGTTCGCGAAGTCTCGTTCGACTACTCCGGGTCTCCCAGCAAGGTAACCCTGCTGGAGAGCCTGGTGGGCCGGCGCGGCTGGCTGTCGTTCTCCCTGTCCACCGTCGAGGCGCTGGATCAGGCCGAGGACCGGCTGGTGTTCGCCGGGTTCCGCGACGACGGCGTAGTGCTGGAAGACGACGCGGTCAGGCGGATGTTCGGTTGCGCGGCGGCCGTGGGCACGGCCCCGGCCGCGGACGCTCCCGGCGCGCTGGCAGTGCTGGCGGAGGAGCGTCACGCGGCGCACCAGCGCGACGTGTCGCTGCGCAACGCACAGGCGTTCGAGGCCGAGGCGGCCAAGCTGGATGCCTGGGCCGACGACCTGAAAGTGGGGCTGGAGCGCGAGATCAAGGAGATCGATCGGCAGATCAAGGAGGCGCGCCGCGCCGCCACCGCCGCCCTGACGCTGGAGGAGAAGCTGGCCGGACAACGAAGGGTGAAGGAGCTGGAGGGGCAGCGCAACGCAAAGCGGCGGTCCCTTTTCGACGCGCAGGACCAGATCGAGGCGCAGCGCGAAACGCTGATCAGCGAGATCGAGGGCAGGCTGGTGCAGAGCGCCACGCTGGCCACGCAGTTCGTGCTGCGCTGGGAGGTGTGCTGA
- a CDS encoding SPL family radical SAM protein, with protein MTSSQLDLLSQPLPVIPTSVGGTEVTSFDTRQVLTRATGFMAAFDYTLNPYVGCSFGCSYCYAAFFASTPERRENWGRWVEVKRNAVDQLGSARALQGKRIYMSSVTDPYQPVERELELTRGMLAVMAQPGRQPRLVVQTRSPLVARDVDLLSRLPHVRVNMTVTTDDEEIRRRFEPRCPSNDRRLEALMEVKRAGIRIGVCVTPMLPLRDPARFADRLAALEADVYVAQPFKPSRGPFAASTRQMANDILTEYRWNEQSYRRAFHELRQRIPGLYEGQDGFMPE; from the coding sequence ATGACTTCCTCGCAGTTGGACCTTCTCTCGCAACCGCTTCCCGTCATCCCCACTTCCGTGGGAGGCACGGAGGTAACCAGCTTCGACACCCGCCAAGTGCTGACGCGGGCAACGGGCTTCATGGCCGCGTTCGACTATACGCTCAACCCGTACGTGGGTTGTTCGTTCGGCTGCTCATACTGCTACGCGGCGTTTTTCGCGAGCACCCCGGAACGCCGCGAAAACTGGGGCCGCTGGGTCGAGGTGAAACGCAACGCGGTGGACCAGCTGGGGAGCGCGCGGGCACTGCAGGGCAAACGGATCTACATGAGCTCGGTAACGGACCCGTACCAGCCTGTTGAGCGCGAACTGGAGCTGACCCGCGGAATGCTTGCGGTGATGGCACAGCCCGGACGGCAGCCCCGCTTGGTGGTGCAGACACGGAGCCCCTTGGTGGCGCGCGACGTGGACCTCCTGTCGCGCCTTCCTCACGTGCGGGTGAACATGACGGTTACGACCGACGACGAGGAGATCCGCAGGCGTTTCGAGCCGCGCTGTCCCTCGAACGACCGGCGGCTCGAGGCACTGATGGAGGTGAAACGGGCGGGAATCCGCATAGGTGTTTGCGTGACGCCGATGCTGCCGCTTCGCGACCCCGCCCGGTTTGCCGACCGTTTGGCCGCGCTGGAAGCGGACGTGTACGTTGCGCAGCCGTTCAAGCCGTCGCGCGGACCGTTCGCGGCCAGCACCCGCCAGATGGCCAACGACATCCTGACCGAATATAGGTGGAACGAGCAATCTTACCGCAGGGCGTTCCACGAGTTGAGGCAGCGGATTCCGGGCTTGTACGAAGGGCAGGACGGTTTTATGCCCGAGTGA
- a CDS encoding DUF4268 domain-containing protein, whose product MYLINRATNRIEPLQPRTFSELGLRERSNLQEWIANHPVALGEELLIIQKEFSGFADTAERLDLLALDKGGNLVIIENKLDDSGRDVTWQALKYASYCSSLSKEQIRSIFQQYLDQHSLGSSAAERLAEFFQAEYEELELNPGVSQRIMLIAGHFRKEVTSTVLWLMNYKLQVQCFEATVYSLAGEMFLSLEQIIPLRGAEEYIIGMAEKTQEDAVRQKEVPHRHRVRREFWGYLLEKMNGESDLFRKTSPGPDSWISTGSGASGIAFNMVAIRNESRVEVYINRERWENEQIFDSLAARRAEFEQAMGTPIQWFRNDEGKGCRIAVVGEGNLYDRERWGEMADFLIPTMVRFASTFRVALLEAVRMLPAR is encoded by the coding sequence ATGTACCTGATCAACCGCGCAACCAACCGGATCGAACCGCTTCAACCGCGAACGTTCTCCGAATTGGGCCTCCGGGAGCGTTCGAACCTGCAGGAGTGGATCGCGAACCATCCCGTCGCCCTTGGCGAGGAACTTCTGATCATTCAGAAGGAGTTCTCCGGTTTTGCGGACACCGCTGAACGGCTGGATCTCCTCGCACTCGACAAGGGGGGAAATCTGGTAATCATCGAGAACAAGCTGGATGATTCCGGGCGAGATGTTACATGGCAGGCCTTGAAGTACGCATCATATTGCTCCTCCCTTAGCAAGGAACAGATCCGCAGCATCTTTCAGCAATATCTTGATCAGCACTCCTTGGGATCGTCGGCCGCCGAGCGGCTTGCTGAGTTCTTCCAGGCAGAGTATGAGGAACTGGAGCTCAACCCGGGCGTATCGCAGCGCATTATGCTCATCGCCGGGCACTTCCGGAAGGAGGTCACTTCTACGGTGCTCTGGCTGATGAACTACAAGCTGCAGGTGCAGTGCTTCGAAGCGACCGTGTATTCGCTTGCCGGCGAGATGTTCTTGAGCTTGGAACAGATCATCCCGCTACGCGGCGCCGAGGAGTACATCATTGGCATGGCGGAGAAGACGCAGGAAGATGCCGTACGGCAGAAGGAGGTTCCCCATCGCCATCGTGTCCGGCGGGAGTTCTGGGGTTACCTGCTCGAGAAGATGAACGGAGAAAGTGACCTCTTTCGCAAAACCAGCCCGGGACCCGACTCGTGGATCTCGACCGGCTCGGGCGCGAGTGGGATCGCATTCAACATGGTCGCGATCCGCAACGAGTCGCGCGTGGAGGTATACATCAACCGAGAGCGATGGGAGAACGAACAAATTTTCGACTCCCTTGCAGCCCGGCGGGCCGAGTTTGAGCAGGCGATGGGCACGCCCATCCAATGGTTTCGAAACGACGAGGGGAAGGGATGCCGGATTGCAGTCGTGGGCGAAGGAAACCTGTATGACCGGGAGCGGTGGGGGGAGATGGCGGACTTCCTGATCCCGACGATGGTGAGGTTCGCCAGCACATTCCGTGTGGCCCTGCTGGAGGCGGTGCGGATGCTTCCCGCACGCTGA
- a CDS encoding BF3164 family lipoprotein, with translation MYRRCLLISLVLAIASGCERRKEPHDGVHPLTGRVLATGDYLDQPGHMTVAGGRLLVLDRTAPMIHVFGLSDGTRLGSFGQKGDGPGEFRSTRDVQVDVRDPRDVWIYDLSLLRMTRVRVGQGPLPEFQEMVKLHNGGGVYLHPAWLTDTTLAVSAIAPMHPQGRLLLTRRTGEVIRTIGQTPRHPDAASIPTTVLQHAYESYVTVRPDRARFATATRQADRLEIYRADGTQLAQVAGSTGFLPVFEVNQRAEGVSMALGGEVRAGYVDLESNDDRIYALFSGVRMGDDPQQAFFGREVHVFDWNGNLLARLKLDAPALTIAVAPDEKQMFAIRHDPEPSVVRYDLPQPLPGG, from the coding sequence ATGTACCGTAGGTGCCTCCTGATCAGCCTTGTGCTGGCGATTGCTTCCGGATGCGAACGGCGGAAGGAGCCGCACGATGGAGTGCATCCCCTTACCGGCCGGGTCCTCGCGACTGGCGATTACCTGGATCAGCCGGGGCACATGACCGTCGCCGGAGGGCGCCTGCTCGTTCTGGACCGCACGGCGCCGATGATCCACGTTTTCGGCCTTTCCGACGGAACGCGCCTGGGCTCGTTCGGGCAGAAGGGAGACGGTCCGGGGGAGTTCAGGTCCACGAGGGACGTGCAGGTGGACGTCCGCGACCCCCGGGATGTGTGGATCTACGACCTGTCGCTCCTGCGCATGACGCGAGTGCGTGTCGGGCAGGGGCCCCTTCCCGAGTTCCAGGAGATGGTGAAGCTGCACAACGGCGGGGGCGTTTATCTTCACCCCGCGTGGCTTACCGACACGACCCTCGCCGTTTCCGCGATCGCTCCGATGCACCCGCAGGGCCGCCTGCTCCTCACGCGGCGGACGGGAGAGGTGATCCGCACCATCGGACAGACGCCGCGCCATCCGGACGCGGCGTCCATTCCCACGACGGTGCTCCAGCACGCGTATGAAAGCTACGTAACGGTACGCCCTGATCGGGCGCGGTTCGCGACGGCCACGCGGCAGGCCGACCGGCTGGAGATCTACCGCGCCGACGGCACTCAGCTGGCCCAGGTCGCCGGGTCCACCGGATTTCTGCCGGTGTTCGAGGTCAACCAGCGCGCCGAAGGCGTGTCCATGGCTCTCGGCGGCGAGGTGCGCGCCGGCTATGTGGACCTGGAATCCAACGACGACCGCATCTACGCCCTGTTCTCCGGGGTGCGCATGGGCGATGATCCGCAGCAGGCGTTCTTCGGCCGCGAGGTCCACGTCTTCGACTGGAACGGCAACCTGCTGGCGCGGCTGAAGCTGGACGCGCCCGCACTCACCATCGCCGTTGCACCCGACGAAAAGCAGATGTTCGCGATCCGCCACGACCCCGAGCCGTCGGTCGTGCGGTACGATCTCCCGCAGCCGCTGCCCGGCGGCTGA
- the lepB gene encoding signal peptidase I, translated as MKRLFRTAARQPADTRRYGRGWVRATVATFGAVVLARTFAVQVYGISSPSMRNTLHPGDYVITSGLPFGTAIPGTRWSTPRFRDPRRGEVVVYGEKPGDPPARIIKRVIGGPGDTVRMVDGRVIRNGRTLDEPYASPILLDDEPLAFDGPYGVAWHLAALPAGVSATGYRPTRDRWGPLVIPPGHYLLLGDDRDGSRDSRYTGFIAREQIRGKVYRIYYSVAPQKNRFPRALTAARWSRIGDRVD; from the coding sequence TTGAAACGTTTATTTCGTACCGCCGCGCGCCAGCCCGCTGACACGCGGCGGTACGGCCGCGGGTGGGTTCGCGCGACCGTCGCCACATTCGGGGCGGTCGTGCTTGCCCGCACGTTCGCGGTGCAGGTGTACGGCATCAGCAGCCCCAGCATGCGGAACACGTTGCACCCCGGGGATTACGTGATCACCAGCGGGCTGCCGTTTGGGACGGCGATCCCCGGCACTCGCTGGTCCACGCCGCGCTTCCGCGATCCGCGCCGCGGCGAAGTGGTGGTGTACGGTGAGAAGCCCGGCGATCCTCCGGCGCGCATCATCAAGCGCGTAATTGGCGGCCCGGGTGACACGGTGCGGATGGTGGACGGCAGGGTTATCCGGAACGGGCGAACGCTCGATGAGCCGTACGCCTCGCCCATCCTGCTCGACGACGAACCGCTCGCGTTCGACGGGCCGTACGGGGTAGCGTGGCACCTCGCCGCCCTTCCGGCTGGAGTCTCGGCAACGGGCTACAGGCCGACGCGTGATCGGTGGGGGCCCCTGGTCATCCCGCCAGGGCACTACCTGCTGCTGGGCGATGATCGTGACGGGTCGCGAGACTCACGCTACACGGGCTTCATCGCCCGCGAACAGATTCGCGGCAAGGTGTACCGCATCTACTACTCCGTCGCACCGCAAAAGAACCGCTTCCCGCGTGCGCTCACGGCGGCTCGCTGGAGCCGGATCGGTGATCGCGTGGACTAG
- the thiC gene encoding phosphomethylpyrimidine synthase ThiC: MIDRARPQTPTAGDYGDAFPNSRKVYVEGRHGVRVPMREISLSGGEPPLRVYDTSGPLDVDVRLGLPPVRGEWIRARGDVENAERTYRPVDGKPSIEMPESLARPTLRGTGCVTQMHYARRGEITPEMEYAALREGMDPEFVRAEVARGRAIIPANINHPELEPMIIGRGFKVKVNANIGNSAVSSSIDEEVEKLRWATLWGADTVMDLSTGRNIHETREWIIRNSAVPIGTVPIYQALEKVGGVPEELTWELYRDTLIEQAEQGVDYFTVHAGVLLRYVPMTANRLTGIVSRGGSIIAKWCLAHHRESFLYTHFREICEIMRAYDVSFSLGDGLRPGSIYDANDEAQFAELRTQGELNRIAWEFDVQTMNEGPGHVPMHLIKENMDKQLEWCGEAPFYTLGPLTTDIAPGYDHITSAIGAAQIGWYGTAMLCYVTPKEHLGLPNRDDVKAGVITYKIAAHAADLAKGHPRAQEWDNALSKARFEFRWRDQFNLALDPVTALGYHDETLPAEGAKIAHFCSMCGPKFCSMKITQDVRDYAAKQKEIEAGMAGKSAEFRERGAEVYLPVGGIVAADAEETVAAD; encoded by the coding sequence ATGATCGACCGAGCCCGCCCCCAGACCCCCACCGCCGGCGACTACGGCGACGCCTTCCCCAACAGCCGCAAGGTGTACGTCGAGGGGCGCCACGGCGTGCGCGTGCCCATGCGCGAAATCTCGCTTTCCGGCGGCGAGCCGCCCCTGCGCGTCTACGACACCAGCGGCCCGCTCGACGTGGACGTTCGGCTGGGACTCCCCCCCGTCCGCGGCGAGTGGATCCGCGCGCGCGGCGACGTCGAGAACGCGGAGCGCACGTACCGGCCGGTGGATGGAAAGCCGTCCATCGAAATGCCCGAGTCGCTTGCGCGTCCCACCCTGCGCGGCACCGGGTGCGTGACGCAGATGCACTACGCGCGGCGCGGCGAGATCACCCCCGAGATGGAGTACGCGGCGCTGCGCGAGGGGATGGACCCCGAGTTCGTGCGAGCGGAGGTGGCGCGCGGGCGGGCCATCATCCCGGCCAACATCAACCACCCCGAGCTGGAGCCGATGATCATCGGCCGCGGGTTCAAGGTGAAGGTGAACGCCAACATCGGGAACTCGGCGGTCAGCAGCTCCATCGACGAAGAGGTGGAGAAGCTACGCTGGGCCACGCTCTGGGGCGCCGACACGGTGATGGACCTGTCGACGGGCAGGAACATCCACGAAACGCGCGAGTGGATCATCCGCAACTCCGCCGTTCCCATCGGAACGGTGCCCATCTACCAGGCGCTGGAAAAGGTGGGCGGCGTGCCCGAGGAGCTGACGTGGGAGCTGTACCGCGACACGCTGATCGAGCAGGCCGAGCAGGGCGTGGACTACTTCACCGTGCACGCCGGCGTCCTCCTGCGCTACGTGCCGATGACCGCGAACCGGTTGACGGGCATCGTATCACGCGGCGGGTCGATCATCGCCAAGTGGTGCCTGGCGCACCACCGCGAAAGCTTTCTGTACACGCACTTCCGCGAGATCTGCGAGATCATGCGGGCGTACGACGTCAGCTTTTCGCTGGGCGACGGGCTGCGGCCGGGCAGCATCTACGACGCCAACGACGAGGCCCAGTTCGCGGAGCTGCGCACGCAGGGCGAGCTGAACCGCATCGCCTGGGAGTTCGACGTGCAGACGATGAACGAGGGGCCGGGGCACGTGCCCATGCACCTGATCAAGGAAAACATGGACAAGCAGCTCGAGTGGTGCGGGGAGGCGCCGTTCTACACCCTCGGGCCGCTGACGACGGACATCGCGCCGGGCTACGACCACATCACCAGTGCCATCGGCGCGGCGCAGATCGGCTGGTACGGCACTGCCATGCTCTGCTACGTGACGCCCAAGGAGCACCTGGGGCTGCCCAACCGCGACGACGTGAAGGCGGGGGTGATCACGTACAAGATCGCGGCGCACGCGGCGGACCTGGCCAAGGGGCACCCGCGGGCGCAGGAGTGGGACAACGCGCTGAGCAAGGCGCGCTTCGAGTTTCGCTGGCGCGACCAGTTCAACCTGGCGCTGGACCCCGTGACGGCGCTCGGCTACCACGACGAGACGCTGCCGGCCGAGGGCGCCAAGATCGCGCACTTCTGCAGCATGTGCGGCCCGAAGTTCTGCAGCATGAAGATCACGCAGGACGTGCGCGACTACGCCGCGAAGCAGAAGGAGATCGAGGCGGGAATGGCCGGCAAGTCTGCCGAGTTCCGCGAGCGCGGCGCGGAGGTGTACCTGCCGGTGGGCGGCATCGTGGCGGCGGACGCGGAGGAGACGGTCGCGGCGGATTAA